The Nyctibius grandis isolate bNycGra1 chromosome 7, bNycGra1.pri, whole genome shotgun sequence region TACACATTTCctatttttcctcattatcTGAGCCATGTTTGTTGACTTAAGAGAAATACAATATATCTATTTTATTCTCACTGGCTTTGTTGGAGAAAGTGAACAGATCTTCAGGCATATAGATTCTTCTGCAAGTCTGATAAAGCCGCAGCAAACTTCATACAAGAAAGTTGCTCTTTGTTTAAACTAATTACACTAATTCCTTGGacaatttggaagaaaaaagtgtagcagcattttcagaagaGAGCTGTATTTGCAGGGGGAGAGAATGACAGATCATCAACCCCCAGGAAACAGGAACAAAGAAGTGGGATAAGATTTGATTGCACATTAAGATCAAACTCTTTACCAAGCTATTGCCCTACTGTTACCATTAAACCATAATGGCCCTCACATTCATAACCCATCCTGATTTCACCATGCTGCTGCTAGTATTTTGTTACCAGGGTCCTTTCATAAAATTGTTTGCAGTTATGTCATATCTGAAAGCCAAGGCTATGAGTCAAGACTAAATTTATTCAATGCCAGTTTGTATCCATTTCGTTTTGGCAAACACTGTCCTTTAACTCAACAAACTCTTCCCATTCCCTAGTATTTAATCCATGATGTATTTATAGAGATCCCTTCTCAACCTTCATTAGATAAAGCAAGCCAAGAACAGTTAGTCTCCTCTTGTTAGACAGTCACCAGTGCCCTGATCATTTTAATTGCCCTTTGCTCACGCTCCAGTCAAAATTCAACATCCTTGAGCAACGTTGACCAGAAATGCGTACGGTATTCCAGATGAAGTCTCATAAGTCCTTTCTAcaagaaatacttattttggaTACGTTCTCACCTGCTGTGTTCTAGGATCCTATTTGTCCTTTTGAAAGATACATCATGTCAGAAACTAGTGATTCTGCAGTTGAATAGCATGTGTGGGTCTTTCTCCTGTCCTGATGGTTTCCTCCAGATGAGACTCTAATAACAGGTACACTGACCTGCCACCAGGTGGATTATCTTTCATTTTGCACTGTTGAATTTCATCTAGTCGCATAAGCGATTCCATCTCTAGTCTTCAAAAGTTTCCTGTATGATGTTtcaaaaatctgctttattGTAAAAATGCTGCTCAGCTCTGAGTCATTAGTGAAAGTCAGTAGCATACCAAGTGCCAGtgtaattaatgaaaatattaaagtcAGTCCCAAGACGGCTCTTTGAAGATCTCCACTAGCAAGTTTCTTTCAATGTAACAATTCCTTTAAATTATCTTCAGTTGTCTCTCCCCTAGCCAGGCCCATTGCCAccttttatttattgttctaGTCCCTGTCTTCGTTGGTGTGGTAATGCCTTGTACTATGCAGTATCAGAAACTTTATTTAGATACAAGACTAGATAGATACACTAAATTTCCTATAACAACTTGTATCAAATTCAGATAGACATACACAAAAACCTCTGTTCAGTTGAAGGGCCCAGGTCTGATGTAGTAACCTGATTATATTTGGGATACTTACTCTGAATTACTCATTGGTTAATGcttaattttcataaaattacAACTAGAGCTTCTTTATAACAGTTTTAGTGTTTCAATTACACTTAAGTACTGAAACTCTCAAATtgctaaaatattattttaaaatttctatgcTCACTCAAAGCATCAGGAACACTACTTTGTATTTCAGGCTAACTAAATTGAGTTAAGATTCTGTTTTGATTGGAGATACCAGCATAAATCCACTAACTGGAGTGTAGCTGTTCCTGACTTCTTCCAGTGAAAGTTACTTCAGATTTGGGCTCATTGTTAcaaatgctgttttaatttATCTCTTGCTATATTAGAACTTTGAAAATGTCAAATCAGAAAAGTAATTCCATATTGTACACTTAGATACAGAAAAATAGGTTAGGAAGGGTTTAATTATTTACACAGAGTAGGGCATCAGTCATGAACTGATGTCATCCCTCCTCTCTAATGGCTCTACCTGCGTTATTTTTTCTCGTTAGACAGTGGAGTTAAATAGCTGTGATCTGACCTTGCCGTAACAGTTAGCTCTGTGCAACGCAGATGGAAACAGAGCAGGTTTTTAATTGTGATGAGGTAAGTTCTCTCCCTACATTTCATCAGGGCTAGGAGATGACTTGCTGAGCTGGTTATGTAGCACGTAACCACAGCCTTTCCCACAGGAAGGACTTGGCAGTGGATCAACAAAGATAGTTAATGGCATTATGTTCCATGTTCCATGACTCCCAAAACACGAATGATGAAATGTGGTTTTCTGTGAGACTCACCTCTCTCTGTGAAGTGATGAttcctccttttgctgcttACTGATGGCAGAAAGACGGGGAAAGGTGTGCGTTGCAAGGCTGGGGAGGATAGAGGTGACGCTTCCCGTTGAATCAGTCTGTTTCCGAAGCCTTTCCATTGTGAGGCCACATGTGGAAGTGCTGGCTACTTGCTACCTCACCGGAGTATTTTTTCACTTCAAGAGTAGGCAGTATTGCACCTTCTTTTCTACCACAGTTATTTTATGCTTACAGTTTTTATCAAGATTAATCTATTCATAATATTTCCTGTAATTGTGAGTAGTGATTTCCTGCTTCTGGTATTTCTGTATTGCCCACTTCCCTGACCTCCTTGACAGTCAGTCCTCATCAGAACTCTGTTCTGCTCTTGGTATTAGCCAAAATACCTACTTTCCTCAACCCTAAATTTGCCATTAACCAACATGAAAGGGAGAGAATGTGACTATTTAATTTCCTATAATGGATAACAAAATATAGACATTGCAAACACTTGTgtaacatttattaaaatagagaAGATAACCCTTTCTAAATGTCATACACATTATAAAGCTTGTTTACATCACATTATTACcactagttttttttttcagaggaaacagCATTGTAGatccctttttttctggtcttAAGGCTCTATGCACAATGAGCACCACAAATGCCATCTACACTTCTGAGTAGAAATGAGAGACTTGACTTGCATCATCGCTCACATTTAGAGACTCACTTATCAAGTGGGATACCACCCCAGACCTTGAGATATGAGCAAATGTCTGTATTTATCACCAACAGCCCTTTTCCCACAAACTCTTGCCACATGATGTCATAGCGTGGGTTACATCTCTAATGACTACTGCACCCATACAGAGAATAAGATTGTAGTAAGATTTTAACGTGACAGTATAGCAGAAGCTGAACAGCAAATTGTGAGGCAAAGCGCTCTGAGACACAGCCCTGGTTTTATGCAGCATATTCACACCTCGGAAGTGTGGATacactttctctcctttttgtgTTAGTGGTACATTTAAGCTTGAATGAAGTACGTAGTCTAGTTAATACCAACACTTAAGCCATCACAAAGCAGCTGGCatcaggagaaggaaaaagaaactgagagtGGGAAAGAGCAGAACTGGTTCTTTTGGCAGTGCTGTTGGCTCGTGACTTCTTTACAGGTTCATTAACTATACCCTGAGTAAGTTACCTGTAACTTGGTAATGTTATGAAAGGAATGATATGATATGGTATGATCACCTGCAGGCAACAGAGGATAAAACTGATGATTCAGGAAGTTCCTTCTAGTTCCAGCTCGTATGTATTTCTTCCCTATATTGGAAGATCCTTGAtacatatttctattttctattaatttttaaattttgtcctTGATATACCACttcaaattattaataaaaattaaacatttcattttccaatTACGTACAAAGAGCTATTAATTCATTAAATACTTCAGCCAGAAATATCTTTGGCTGTTACGttggcataaaaaaaaagcagtggaaacTCTTATTGTCATTCAATCCATCCTTTAAGCTAACTTCTCCCTTCTTCACTAACAAATGTTCCTGGTGATGTAATTAATTTGTTCCTTCTATGTCAATCatgtatctactagaaattaAAGTTAAAAGTAGTTCCACTCTTAGGCATCTAGTTTTACGTCAGTGAATACCACTGTTGTTCCACAGCTGTTTTTGTGATCGTGGTTTGCCTTCTAAACAATCTAAACAATTCCTGGAATGTGCAGCATAACCAGCGATAACAGTCACGTCAGGAGAAACTTTAACCACAGGAGATGTTTACGGTTTATTACTACAGAGATCGTTTCAAGATTATTCTGTATTAGCAAAGGACTGTACATTACCCTATAATGAGTGAACCAGAAGCCCGGGAATGCTAATCTATGGAAGAGGGTGAAAGGCATCTCCATACTGTGTTCTCCTCACTTTCCAAACCCCTCTAGTGCCTGTGAGGCCACAACATGCAGGCAAAAGTGACAGAAGTGGCAAATGCAGGAATATTCTGGAAGCAATCAATCTCTGTGTCGTGTTTTACCCAGGCCAGACTAAAGCAAAGTTTAGTTTTCCCCCGGAATCAACAGCAGCTCTATATGCAGctcagagaaacagcaaaaaccCATCTTCTGGTAGTGAAAGGCATGAAAGGCACAGCCATGTGCCCCTGGCTTTTATAGGTGCCCTTGCATTGAAGATATTCAAATTCTTCCttggaatttctttttcacaagAACTGTATTCATAGCACTTGGTCGCTCTTTTCTGGAGCAAACCACAGTTCAGGATGTTGTTGTTTAAAACCAGATGTCAGACATATAAGAAAATGACCTTTGAGGTAAGGGCTGATTTCTGGCAACTCCTAGTATGAAAGGTGAAAACTAGCCATGAGATGCTTGTGCTGCAACGGTTCAATGGGATTTTTGTCACTGATCATGCAGAGAGACTGGATTCCCCCCACGCCAAGTACATGTGACTAACTTTGGGTGCTCAGTTATGGAAAATGTTAGTTACATTACATTGTTGGTATTTAATAACAAAACAGGTAAAACACACCAAGGTGAGCTTCTCTTTCCATTTACTTCACATGGGAGATAATAAATATGTTGAGTAGTATACTATTAACACTAAGACAGTAGTATATATGTTTGTTGTGTCTCTCAGTTACCTAGTAACAGATTTTGATTGTATTTAAACCTTATTAGCAAGCTTACTATGtgcattttaactgaaaatatagGAAAGACATTGTATCTGTTCATaaatgaaaagagaataaaagaacaATCTTATCTGCTACCTTTACCAAAAACTGCTGGCATATTTAGCATGTATTTCAAGATACTCCTTGGATTTTTGTTCAGAGataaacaagtttttttttgtccagaatATGCTATAGCAAAGCGTCCGAATACTAACACAATGGTAATTTGGGCATACATAATAAATGTTTCCTTCCTCAAATGAAGCACCACAAGCGTTGTACCTCATTGTAACCAACAATCAGAACTAAACAGCTGCCCATCCGTTAATGTACCACTGTTCCAAATAACCCAGGGTTTTGGAGAGGCAGAACAGTCATTATTGTGAGTTTCTGTAATAtcctagaagaaagaaaattgcagtACTGAGTACTCAAAATGCAGCACTCATGACAGAAGTGCCCTTATTCCGCTGGATCCATTTACTGTTCTCTAACAGAAAGAGCTGCCTCTCTCTGTCCTTCTCTCTCCGTTACCAGACTATTTAAGACTTTAAACCCACCATCCTGTAGTCAGCTCTGGCATTTACTGTCGGACAGAGCAATTCACTACGCAAAACCACAGAGgtacctttttttaaactaaaaaagtaGGCAGAAGGGCTGGTGAGCAAGAAGTAATGTACATCTTTATTATCGTAACAATGAACAAACCCACAATGAACAGCTACTGGCACATTTAAAAGGCCCTAGGAGGGGGCAACTTCCAGTGATTTTACATCAAATAACCTATGAACAcactaaaacacattttaacttGGAAATACACCTTGTAAAGCTTTgagtaagaaataaaactaaacaggAATTCTTCCTTTGCTCCAAGCCTTCAAGGAGGAAAGATTTCAATTTACCACCATTTGATCAACATATATTCCTCTCTAAGCAATGATTAGTTCAGAAATAGAGACTTGCTGACTGATCTCACAAGCTATATTTAAACCAAAGTTCTGAACATTCTGAAATACAAGAGTCACTCTGTAATTTCAGAGCAGTTGTAATATCTTATCCCCCAGTAACAGACTGCCAGAAATCCTCCTGGCTAATGCCCATCACCATTTTTTCTAAAGATATCAACTTTCTGGCTGTAGCAGGTAAGTCGGGACATTTAGGCTTTGATTCATACCTGATACACCTCTTACATTTCAACTTTGAAGCAATCATTTTGGAAATATATTGACTGTAAATTTTTATTAAGAGGTTCCCAATAATGCGTGGAGTGAGCTGCCGTGTTTTATCCAGAATGAAAAAAGTAAGGCGGATGTGAAAACTGTTCCCATAAATATCCAGTTTTTGGCATGAAggatttcagcatttttccttcAACATGCAAGTGAGCCGAGGGGATCAGaacatattttctgtgtaaagaGAATGAAATTCCACGTTGTGTTGCTGGTAGCCCTGGAATCAGCTGCAGAGATTGAAGATAGAAAACAGATCCCTGGACATGGACCCAAAAGACAACCAAGGCTCcaaagaaacaattattttcgaCATTGCAGTCCGTTGCCAGTGATCCCCTTAGTTGTGCCTTTTTAATTAGCataaatggaagaaggaaaataaatttttcagaatatccaaatagagggttttttttttttttggttggttctGTAATCTGCTTGGATTACTAAGACTTTTCCAAAGATATTTGAGACTATGGGATGGAatccagaaaatgttttaaatatcacTTTGAAATTACATACATCAAtacaattttttccattttggtaGGAATAAACAAATGTGTTAATATTTGATCATAGTGTAAACTGGTGTTTCTTGGTCAGCGTGCCTGTCAGAACATCATCAAATCCAGTGTGCACAGATAACGTCATCGTTCACGGACAAAGGGTTAGGTATGACTTTATTTATACCACAGCTAAGGCTAAAAGACACGGCTTAATTTTAAGACACTACAGACACTAATAAACCAATTATCAATGATCTTTGAGACCTGTATTTTAAATCCGGTCTCTCCTGTTATTATGTGATTATTTATATCATACTTTTTATGTATGCATGCATTACATTTTCCGAAGTAGGATTACAGGTGGACAAATAGCAGCTTGTGCCAGTGACTGTCAGAAGACTAATGAATATTATTCCTACCGCAGCTGCAAATTATGAATCATGACACTGATTATACATAGGCAGACGCATCATTCCTTTTCACCAATAACATGGATACAACATAGCACCAGTCAACTGTAGGTAGAACACACCTAATAATTTATACTTGGTGGTCAAGTCTAAATATCAAACTTGACAAATTGCCTCATGAGAAATGGCTTTCGCGACCTGCTGTGGCACTTCCCAGCTCGGCCCCCGAGAACACCCAGGGCAGCGTTCCCCTCTTTGAAGCTTCCGCCACGCTTCCCGTTACCAAACGCTTTCACATCAGCACCCGGCCCAGCGCAGCAGCAGTTACGCGCCACAGCCCCACACGGCAGCGCAAGCCTTCCTCCGCGAAACACTCCTCACACCGAGGCACCCGTTTCCATCAGCCTTCCTGCGCCTCCCGCCGCGCACCACCTCGCACACAGCCTCGGCTACAGATCGCGGCTTCCCCGGCACCGACTCCCAGGCGGCGGGGCTGAAACGGGCCAGGGAAGCCGGCCCCGCTCACGAGAACCCGCCCAGGCCAGGCCAGACCCACCCCACACCGCTCGCCCAGGCCCCGACCCCCCCTTCAGGCCCGGCCCGCGCTCGGTGAGTTGAGTTGAGttggctcggctcggctcggctcggctctGCCCCCCCGCGCATTCCAACGTGCCTTGGCCCTGAGGTAAACACGGGCGCGGACCcgccccccgggcccggccTCCAGCAGCTTCCAGAAGGGCCTGAGCGCGGCGCCCGCGCGTGCCcgcgggggggccgggccgggcggtggCGGGGCCGCGCGGCGCTGGTGGCGCAGTCGGAatggccgccgccgcggggcccgggcggccgcggggcgcgcaggggcggggcggcggcggggggggggcgatgcccttgtttatttttaccCGGGCGGCTCATCCTCCTCGGCAGCCCCAGcgcggccccccccgccgccgctccccgccccggctcCGACGGCGCCGCCTATAAAGCGCCGCCCGCGGGGAGCTGAGGATGCAGCTCTACAGCTCCGTGATCACCCACTACCCGGCGGGCGGGACGGCCGCCGCGCCTTCGCCGAGCACCTCCGGTGTCTTCGAGGTCTCCCTGTCGCCGGGACCCTCCGCCGAAGCAGCGAGTGCCGCCGACGCCGCGGGCCCGAGCCCGTCCGCCGAGAGCTCCGCCAAGGACGGCTTCATTCCCggggggggaagcagcagcagcgccgCCGCCatgcctgccttctcctcctgcctggagGTGATGCCgagcggccccgcggcgggcccCAGCAGCCGGCCGACGGGCGGGCCGCAGTACAGCTCCTGCGCGCAGGTCACCGTCAGCCGCCGCCGGCCGCTTGAGCGGATCGTGCCCATCCGTGTCGTGCAGCGAGCCGAGGCCCCCGGCGAGCTGGTACCGGCCTCGCCGCGCAGCCGCGCCTGGCTGGAGGGCATTCTGGAGAGCATGCGGCAGGCTGGGGGGGACAGCCAGGCAGCCGccctgccgccgcccgccgcggaGCCTAGCAACCGCAGCCTGCGCCTCAGCGAGCACTGCCAGGCGCTGCAggcggcggccgccggcgcCCAGCCCGCGCTGGTCCCCGGCTGTCGCCCCGCGGAAAGGAGCGGCAGCCAGGCGCagcccgccgccgggcccgggcccggggaggaggaggacggaGGGGGCCTGAATGTGCGCAGGGGGCCGGGCGGCAGGCTGGAGCGCAGCGAGAAGCTCGCGCTGTACCTGGCCGAGGTGGAGAAGCAGGACAAGTACCTGCGGCAGAAGGGCCGGTTCCGCTTCCACATCATCCCCGACGGGAACTGCCTGTACCGTGCCGTCTGCAAGGCGGTGTACGGAGACCAGCGGCTGCACGGCGAGCTCCGCGAGCAGACCGTGCATTACATCGCTGACCACCTGGACCACTTCAACCCCATCATCGAGGGCGACGTGGGAGAGTTCCTCATCGGCGCTGCCCAGGACGGGGCCTGGGCTGGCTACCCGGAGCTGCTGGCCATGGGGCAGATGCTGAACGTTAACATCCACCTCACCACGGGCGGCCGGCCTGAGAGCCCCACCGTTTCCACCATGGTTCACTACCTGGGGCCTGAGGACCCCACACGGGCCAGTATCTGGCTGAGCTGGCTTAGCAATGGGCACTATGATGCTGTGCTGGACCGCGTGTGCCCCAACCCGGAGTACGAGGCATGGTGCAGACAGACTCAGGTACAGCGCAGACGGGATGAGGAGCTGGCCAAGTCCATGGCAGTGTCCTTGTCCAAGATGTACATTGAGCAGAACACCTGCTCTTGAGACCACCCGGGCCGTGGGCTGGGAGCTTTGCTGCAGGGACAGAGGTGTGCTGGCTGTGATGGTGATGCCTTAATCCTTAATGATGCAGCAGCACCCCAGACTGAGGAGGACTGTAGATTGTGGGGGATAAATACAAATGTGTTTGTAATATTCTGTTGTAAAAACTTAGCCTTGGGTTATTTGCAAGCAGATTCTCTGTACGTTTGTGTCTTCCCTCCCCACTGTCTCTCTATTTTCtataagaatgtattttttgcacaatatttttaaactgttaccTCCATCTTCTACATCTTACATTAGTATCTGGCTTTCAACTGTACAGCCAAAAACGTTTGTAATCAGTTCTTGTAAATAAGGCTTATGATGTAGCAGctattttttgctgtgttttttacCCATAAACCTTATATTTTTACCAAATGAAGCTGATGTCAAACTGACCCTCCCTAATTGATAAAAGCATCGTGGGTACCTTTTTGCAAAGCTTAAACAATGTTTTTTGTAGAAGTGCAGCAAAGTATGAACagactgcttttcaaaacagttgCTTTCTCTGCCTGGAGCGCAGAACAGGTCTTTTGAGCCAGTTGGAATGCGGCTACACATGAAAAGTACAGGGAGCAATTGACTCTTCTGtatttaattactgttttgaGTAAACTGGCCTCTTGTTGCCTGGTTGGCTCACCCTCTGCtccatttatattatttatctGTAATAACAGAACATTAACTTGCAATAGAATGTTGTGACTAGATAATAGTCTCCTGCTTTGGCAATAATTGCCTTGGCTGCACCTCAGTGTTTGTGTTCTTGGTTCTGGGGTTATGGTGTCTTTTGTATAAGCCCTGCTTCTTTTTTAGCACTGGTATTGCACCAACAAATCATTATCTGATCACAACATTTTATTCACTTGACGTTATTTTCTAATCAAGAAATCAGGAATGGTGTTTTACATTATggtttaagagagaaaaaaaaaagtatttaaattgagATTTATATGGTTTGCTGGGtcaaacatttaaatgttttcaatcTAAATTCTGTCTCTTCTACTTTCTGATTAACTTGGATATATTTATTAAGTAATGCAGTttgtacttttttattttgtaatatattgTGATTTTGGAATTTATACTGTATTTGTATAATAGGAATATTCACAGCTAAAATGGAATGAATAAAGAATATAATTTCACTTGTGTTCTTTTTTCTACCCTTTGCATTCCTGGTGTAGTGAGGAACTGGAAGTGGGTTCCCAAGACCCTTTATTTAGCTCCTCTGCCTTGGTTTCCCCAATTAAGGAgcggtggggagggaggagcatGGTACTTTACAAAGAAGTGGGAAGAGGGGGCATGGTACTTTACAAATGTGAACCACTGATAGTGCTGGTGTCTGAATATATGAAAGAAATGCAAGCATTTAAAGACAATGGAATGTCTGTAATTCCTTTGTAATTGTAAGAGATCTTAGCATATCTATTTGCCAATGAGGAACATTTTTGTATATTAATAGGCCTTAGAAGAGAGGTTCCCAAACATAGTACCTGGGCTGGTGATACCAGTGGTTGTGATGAACCAGCTCTCTGCTGGGATGTGCACACTCGGGCTTGGACTTCACTCACTGGGAATCTGCATTCTGCAGCCAGTCCCAAACTCGTTTTAGATTTGCCCTGTCATTGGTGATACCTCAGCA contains the following coding sequences:
- the OTUD1 gene encoding OTU domain-containing protein 1; its protein translation is MQLYSSVITHYPAGGTAAAPSPSTSGVFEVSLSPGPSAEAASAADAAGPSPSAESSAKDGFIPGGGSSSSAAAMPAFSSCLEVMPSGPAAGPSSRPTGGPQYSSCAQVTVSRRRPLERIVPIRVVQRAEAPGELVPASPRSRAWLEGILESMRQAGGDSQAAALPPPAAEPSNRSLRLSEHCQALQAAAAGAQPALVPGCRPAERSGSQAQPAAGPGPGEEEDGGGLNVRRGPGGRLERSEKLALYLAEVEKQDKYLRQKGRFRFHIIPDGNCLYRAVCKAVYGDQRLHGELREQTVHYIADHLDHFNPIIEGDVGEFLIGAAQDGAWAGYPELLAMGQMLNVNIHLTTGGRPESPTVSTMVHYLGPEDPTRASIWLSWLSNGHYDAVLDRVCPNPEYEAWCRQTQVQRRRDEELAKSMAVSLSKMYIEQNTCS